The window AGCAGATGGGGCTGGGTTTCCTGGGATAGATCAAACCCCATGCCGCTGTCGCTGCGCTCAACCCACCAAGTGGCTGACCCTTGGGGATCGGCATCCACCAGCAACACTTTCTGCGTCTCTGACAAGGTTGCTGCTAGATTAACGGCGGTTGTGGTTTTACCAACACCTCCCTTGCCGTTGAGTACCACCAAAATCTTGTGGGAGAGGGATGATGGATCTGCCAAGAAAAGCCTCGACTACAGTGCACTAGTGACGTACGGACGAACAAAGAATTAGCAGCGGCGATCGCTCTTTTCTGAGAAGACGCGATTACACCAACTATGATGACGACTATACCCTGTTCTGCCCTCCAAGCAGAAGGGATCAGTAAGCAAACGTAAGGTTTTGCCCCCAGATCAACCCGGATTTTCCATGAAGAAATACCAACTTTGTTAAAAATCTTTAGCAGACCACAATTTATGACCGATCCAAAGTACATTCGACTGTAACACTGTGTCATTTCACATTAGGAAACATTACTTATGGCAGCGTCATACTTACCTTCCATTTTGGTGCCCATTGTGGGGTTGGTTTTCCCTGCTGTTACGATGGCGCTACTGTTTATCTATATCGAACGTGAAGACGCCAGCGGCATCTAAGAAGATGGCGATCGCGGTGGATAGGTCGAGCGGCTTATCATCACACAATGTTTGAAAACATTCAATAGTTGTCAACATGGGTTGAGGTTTAGATCAACCATTCATCCCTTGTTGCTATGTCCTAGGCACTCCTAAGCCAGGATTTTGTCTAGGGCACGTCTGAATTTTGGACAGTTGATTCGTCCAGATCTTTAGCCAATC is drawn from Candidatus Obscuribacterales bacterium and contains these coding sequences:
- the psaI gene encoding photosystem I reaction center subunit VIII, yielding MAASYLPSILVPIVGLVFPAVTMALLFIYIEREDASGI